The nucleotide window CGAGTTAAAGGTGCCTCTTCCCTCTGTGTCAGGGAGGTCTTAATTTAAggcaatttaaaacaaaataagccTGGGAAGTGGTGCAGAGGCAGAACTTTGTGTAGTCCCACAGGGAAAGACCTGAGGAGGGTTTAAAGACTCTGGACCAAGGAGTGTTGGGCCAGCCCAGCTGTTTTGATCAGGAATGTCTGCACTTTGCTCAGCTCAAGGGCACAGTGGCACTGATCCAGAGTCCACAAGCTCCTTTTAACTGGGACCATTGAGTTCTGATCAGGTCAGGCCCAAGATGGACATGGGCTGCAGACTCTGTGAGGTGAGGCAGGGCTTTTAGAACAAGTGCTGCTTTGTGAGAACCTGAGGATTTCAGAAATCATCCACACAGCCAGGTATCTGCTGGTTACTCACAACACTGGGAACAGAGAAGTCCCCAAGAGCTTCACCTGAGCAGGTGTGGGGtgagagaaagcagaaacatCTGACATTCCCCCAGCTACAGCGATGCCACCAAAGGCAGGAAACCTCAGTGGTGTTCAGAGAATAACCAAGCACTGCTCTCAGAGCAAGATATATTTATTATTCAGCAATCAACCTCAGGATAGTAGTATGAATACACAAACCAACAAAGCCAGGTGCTCATCTTGGCTTTAGGACAGCATGGGTGCAGCAAAGGCAGTCCTTGACTTCTCCCTATCCTTTGTGGAAGAAACTACATCAATCCCACActtgttttgtggggttttttttgggggaaaagagGGCTTGGGCAGGGATGGTTCTAACCGCTGCCACTTCATGATTCAACTCACAGTCCATTTAGGATCACACAGATCCAGGGAACCACACTGCCAAAGCCACCACTGAACATCTCGGTCAGTTCTCATGGCCACATTTCAAAGGGTCAAACTGCAGAGAATTCAGAAAGCTCTGTGAAAATAAGAGAGCTGGGGAATTCAAAATGCAGAGCCTAAGGAAGCCAAATCTATTAATTTTGTCAAATAAATGctcctgaaattaattttagcaCAGTCCAAGTACATCCACACGAGTCCAAGAATGACAACAAATTTCTGACTAGGAAAAGCCCAAATGAACTGCAAAGACAACACTACCCTTTCACCCCCTCAAGCTCTCAGTGAATTTCTCAGTGAAATCAATACGTtttcttaaaacagaaaaaaaaaagcaagccaTGGTTGAGCTGGAATGTGTGGATTTAACACTAATAACTAAGCAATGGTCTTCAGGCTGTGTCCCACCACAGAATTCAAACAAAATCATCTTGGCATCTTTTAATTTGGAGCTTATGAGGCTAACAGAAACATCCCTGTGAAGCACTGCAAGGCACTCACACCATGAGAAATTACCCTCACGGGCACCTCAATGCTGAGCTCTTCGTCACAGACATTTCTTGGTATCCACATGGACTTCTGATGGCTACTGGGGCCTGCCAGCCCTGACATTAGCAATATATCATTTTATATTTAGCTTTTACAGCTGTTTCACAGATTTCTGAAGTCTGCACATCTAAACCTGACACTCCCACCCTGCTCAGTGGGAGGAACACAGAGAGAAGTGATGACTGGGGACCAACGATGGGGAAAGTCCAGGCAGCCACCACAGCTCAGGAACTTCCCATACCTGCTTTGTTGGTTTTAAGACTCCTGCTGGTCCCACCACCCCTGATGCTATCAGCTGGCAGCACGTCCTGTGGCAGGGTGACACATTTAATAGCATGTTGTGTGAAAAAGCTCTTCCGCCTGTTTATTTTAGCCCTGCTGCATCATAATTTCCGGCCAGGAACAGAAAACTGACACTCCCCCCTCGCTTTCTCTGACCTGCCCATGACTTCATGCACCTGGACCACATCTCCTGTCAGCAAGCTTCTCCCCTAAGGTGAAGACACGAACGCTTTGCTTGCCCAAaaacctgctctgctcctgcccctgccttTTCCAGCGTCCCCTTTTTGGGATGGTCTAACCAGAATTGCCAGGACACAAACTGACAACCATTTACTTAGCAGCGTAACAATGTTTTCTATTCATTCTCTCCTCCtttaaactaatttaaaaatattcctcttaGGCTACAACGGGGTGTTGAAGTTGTTTTGATAGAAACAATTGTTAAGACACCTACTGCTCTTTCCTGAATAACAAGAGCTGATGCGGAGCCGATTCTGTGGCGTGTTACCTTCCTTACACCTTCTGCCATATTTCATTTACCACACTAGCACTCCCACCCGGTGTCATCTGGTCTCTGCAACTCCCCACCTTTTAGTTAACCTAAATAATTTGGGAGAAATCTTCCTTCTCCACATCGTCGAATTcagggaagaataaaaaaaggagcAGTGGATATGACTGTGAAACTGCACACTAAAACTCCACAATAACCTTACTATGAGCACCAATCGCTTGTCATCTTTCAGTCATTTTTTAAACCCAAAAGGGCTTACCCAGGCTCTTCGCTTTTTAGGGAGCACCTCGCCAGAAGTGTGGAAAGCCTAACGCGGTGGTTTGGGAATCACACCCGCGGAGCAGAGACCCGGGAATCACACCGACAGAGCAGGGGGCTCCAGGACCACCAGTGTGGCGAGAAACGAAGGTCAGAGCCCGTCCCCAGCTCCAAGAAACGCATCCCGGTGCTCCCCAGCCATCGCCTCACAGCCGCAGCTCCCCGCTGCAGCAAGGGGCGGCGGCTGCGGCACCTCCCGGCCCGGCGGAGCCACCCTGGACCCCGGCACCGCCTCGCCCCTccgggcccggcccgccgccgccccgggaGCCTCCCGTGCCGCCAGCCCCACCCACGGCCACCACCGGGGCGCCCACCGCCGCTTCACGCCCGCAGCGGGGCCCGCGCCGCAGCCCGACACCAACCTCAGGGACGTCCCTGCCGCCTTCACCGGGGCTCCGagccgccgccccgccgggccgggtGTGACGCCCAGACCGGGACCAACGCGGGTTCGCCCTTCTCCCGGTAAGGGACCCTCGTCGCCCGCCaccgccgccccgccgggcccggcgcggccTTACCCGAGGGGCCGAGGGAAAatggaggcggcggcggcggcgagcgCGGGGGGCGGAGCGGGCGAGCCGCGAGCTcccggcgggcggagcggccgcGCTTCCGCTTCCGGCGGGATGGAGGCGGCGCGGCggccgccgctgctgctgccgctgctgctgccgctgctggcggcggcgctgggcgcggcggggcgcggcggccccgggcccgTCACCTGCGGCTCCGTGGTGAAGCTGCTCAACGTGCGGCACAACGTGCGGCTGCACTCGCACGATGTGCGCTACGGCTCCGGTAACGGACGCGGCCCGCGCTCATCCCTCCCCGCGCATCTCCTGTGTtgggctgagctggctgtgaTGGTGGTTCTCCCTCCTCCGCAGGCAGCGGGCAGCAGTCGGTGACCGGCGTGTCGGCGGCGGATGACGGGAACAGCTACTGGCGGGTGCGGGGCCCCACGGCCGCCGTGTGCCAGCGGGGCACGCCGGTGCGCTGCGGGCAGGCCATCCGCCTCACGCACCTGGGCACCGGCCGCAACCTGCACAGCCACCGCTTCACCTCGCCGCTCTCCGGGAACCAGGTACCGCCCAGCATCGCCGGCCCTGCTGCCCGGGCTCGGTGTCTTTCGCTGGGCGTCACGGGGCCCGCCTTGTCACTCGGGTGTTGGCGggtcccctgtgtccctgatGGGTTGTCGCTGTTCCTGTCCGTCCTGCCTGGGTTCCCCTTGTCCCCCGTGTTACTGCCAGACCCATTTTATTCCCCAGTCGTTCTCCTGGATTTTCCCAGACCGATCCTCCATATGCCTACTAGTGTTTCCTAATTCCTGGCCCCACGTGTGTCCCCCATTTCCTCACTCCCACCTTGTTCCCCAGTTCAGACTGGGTCCCTACCAGCACTGCCTTTTCCCAGGTCCCAGCTGGGTCCCTGCCAGTCCCACCTTGTTCCCCACTCCCTACTGATTCCTTAATGCCTGAATTCTAACCAGACCCTCCAAGTTCCAGCAGAGCCTCAGTCACAACCAGGTCCCTCCTAAGGCCAGCCCCTTTCTCTGCCCACCTCCACCCTCCCCTTTTTTCACCCCCAAACGAGCTCTTCTTCACCCCCAGGAGGTGAGTGCATTCGGGGAGGCCGGCGAGGGCGACTACCTGGACGACTGGACAGTGGTGTGCAGTGGGACCTACTGGGCACGGGATGAGGAGGTGCGCTTCCAGCACGCCTCCACCGACGTCTTCCTCTCGGTGACCGGGGAGCAGTACGGGCGGCCCATCCACGGGCAGAAGGAGGTGCACGGCATGGCTGCCTCCAGCCAGAATAACTACTGGAAGGTGATGGAGGGCATCTTCATGCAGCCCAGCGAGGCTTTCCAAATGGAGCAGTACCACGCTGAGttgtgagggacagacagactgaTGCTGAGCCTCTGGGCGCTGCTCGGCTGTGTTTGGGACTGCTGAGTGCAGGGGatggctcctgtccccaccctgggaCTGACACACACCACTGACACAGGGCCCCGGCACAAAGCAGATCCCAGTGTCCTCAATTCCATGTGGAGCAGATCCTGTTGTCCCAAATCTGACACTAAACACGTTCCAGTGTCCAGACCTGACCCCAAAGCAGCTGCCAACATCCTAAAACCACTACAAAGCAGATCCCAATGTCCAGACCTGTCCCACAACAGAGCCCAACATCCTAGATCGGCACAAAGCGGGTCCAAACATCCCAAATTAGCACAAAGCCAAGCCAAACATCCAGACCTGACCTAAAATAAATTCCCAAACTCCTACCCTGTCCCTTTGCAGGCCACTCTGTCCAAGGACCTACCCCTTAAAGgactgctgtccctgggagctgtACCCCTTGCTGTACCCCAAACTGCTCCTCGTGCCCTGCAAGGAGCTGGGTCCATAAAAGTGCTGAACTCTGCCCTGTGGTGTGGCTGTTTGTGTGAGGGATGCAGGTGACGTCTGCCACTGGGGGCCAGACCTGGTGTCATCTAGACttgccccatcccagtgccagaccTGGTGTCACCCTCCTGCTCCTCGCTGTATCCCAGTGCCAGACCTGGTGTCACTGCTCTCGCCATCCTGGTGCCACACTGGTGTCATCTTTCTCCCCATCGCGGTGctgcccctgtgtccctgctttGTCCATGCCGGTGCTGCCGTGgtgcatccctgtccccatcccggtGGTGTCTCCCACGTCTGcatccttgtccccatccctgtgtccctctgtctcTGTCCCAGTGTCAACGCTGTCCCCATCCCGTGTCTCCACTGTCCGCATGCCGGTGCTGTCCcggtgtccctctgtccccatcccatgtcctgctgtccccatgccagTGCCGCCCCGCTGTCCCTGTGCCGGTGCCTCGCTGTCCCCGCCGTCCCCGCGCCGGTGCGGGGCGCTGCGGCGGCCGCTGTCCCCGGGAAGGCCCCGCCCGGTCCCGCCCCTCCCAGCGGCCACTCGGGGTGCGCGGGCGGCCCcaggggcggcggcggcggcggcgccggggccggggcgggcgggcgggaggGGGtgcgagcggggccggggccgcaccggggccgggccgtgcccgccatgccgccgccgctgcccgccgcGCTCCTCGCCATCGTCCTCATCGCGCTGCTCGCCGGGCTGCTGGCGCGGTCAGGGCCTGCCGGGCGGGTCCGGGGGTCcccgcggggctcggggggtgtgacagggctggggaggcgGCACGGAGGTGGCAGCGGGGTGACGGCGGGTTGGGgggcggcagcgcggcgggtgcggccgggctgggctgggaggagctggcagggtcAGGGGGAGGCCCGAGGGGCTGGCGGTGCGGGGTGCGGCGTTTGGGGGGCCCGCGGGAGTTCTGAGGGGTGGTGAGGCTGGTCGGGGTGGTGTCAGGGGTGCAAGGGGCCTGTGGGGCTGAGGGTGAGGTGTTGGGGGTCTGggaggagggaagcagagggTAAGGGGCACAAAgagggctgggggggggggtgtCAGGAGTTTGGGGGgctcacagggctgggagagaggtGTGGAGGGGAGTCTgcgggggatttggggttgtaGAGTTGGGTGTCAGAGGTTTGGGGGCTTAAAAAAGTTGCAGGGGTGAGCGTGGGGTGTCAGGGGGGTGTGGTGGCCTCAGGGCTTGGGATGGGGTGTCTGGGATTGTTGGGGGTGGTCCTGCAGGGTCTCATCCCCACCGTGGGGCCCTGGGAGctcctgtccagctgtgggtgctggagctggtgctcAAAGGACAACCAGCATCCTTAGAACCCAACCCCAGCAGGGAGGCTGACACTGGCcttccccctgtccccacagatgGCTGGCATGTCGCCTGGCTGTCAGCTGGTGCCGGCAGAAGCTTCATGCAGAGCTGAAGATCGGCTCCTTTGGCTTCTTCTGGGCTCAGAACATCAGCCTCAAATTCCAGCGGGAGCAGCAGACTGTGGTGGGTACCTGGGCTAGGGGTGGTTGGTTGCTGGCACTTCAAGGCTGGCAGCAAATCCATCGAGCCACTCTCCTGTTGAGCACCCCCATGGCTGGTGCCAGGCCTTCCTCCCATGGCTAGACTTGGGGTTTTGGCTGCTCCTTGCATGATTTCAGGCGCCGGGAGTGGAGTGGGAATGTTGAGATGACCATCACAAGGCAGAGCCAAGTTGTTTCTTCTCTGACCTACCTGTGTGTCCTTACAGGAGATCGACAACGTTTGGATCTCCAGCAAACTGAGCCGGGAGCTGCCGTACGTGcccccaccccagctccctgcctgctccctttGGGGCTCAGGCTCACCCCTCGCCCTGCTTGCCTTCCTGCTGCCTTTACTCCTTTCTGCCGTCCTTattcccccagctctgtgagaGAGTGACCCATGCTTGGAGGTGGCAGTGTCTTGTGGGTGCCCTTGTGCTGGTCCTGCACGTCCCTGGGGTAGGGGAAATCCCTGGTGACAGGGCCAGGTGTGCCAAGTACAAGCTCTtgtcagagctgcctgtgctgttgCTCCCCAGGCGCTACTTCGAGCTGTGTTTCGGCGAGGTGCGAATCCGCACGGATCTCCAGAAAGGCCCTGGGTTCCAGCCAACTGTCCCAGAGGCTCCCAGAGAAGCTCCTGGAAATGAGAGCAAAACAGAGCTGACCCTTAAACCCTCCCTGCTGAGGCTCCTTAGCCAGGTGAGGCACTGGCTCGCTGAGAGGCTGCTGTGGGCTGCGCTGCTGTCGGGATATCCctcacagcagcaccttccccCCAGCTCTTTTCCATTCACTTGGATTCCATCAACATCATGGTTCTGCACGTGGCCACCTCAGAGTCTCTCTGGCACATCCAGGCCAGCCAGACACGTCTCCTCCTGAATGGCAATGGGAAGAGGTAATGCTGTGCTCGTACCCCATTCTGCTTCCAGGGCAGGGGAGCTCCTCTGACCCCAGCCTGGTGtctctcctctctctgtcccACTCAGCAGCATCCCATGTCACCTGTGGTGTGACACATTAACCTCCTCTGTGGCTGGCCTGGTTCCTTTTCCTGTCACAGGAAGCTTGAGTTGTGTGTTCTCCAAATAATGTTGTGTGCATGGAGTTAGGGCATGCTCTGCTTTTgagagctctgggagcagggacttggagtccctgtgtcccacaggaAAGAGGGCAGTGActtgttttggcagcagcaagaCCCACATCCTCcttctgttctctgctctccccagcctgACATGCGAGGTGAGCCTGACAAAGGTGAACAGCAAAGtcctcaggagcagccagctggtgagtgctggaggagagagaaattcCACCCTTGGAGCCTGGGCACTGGCTCTCTGAAACATGCTGGTGATCTGTTCCAGGGTGTCCCTGAGGCTGGGTGATGCTGACAGGTGCTGGGCTCTCTGCCGTGCCCAGCTCTCCACCTGCAGCACGCTCTGGGAGGGCACTGTGTGACTCCCTGTGTGCTCCTTGCTGTGTCCCCTGTGCAC belongs to Oenanthe melanoleuca isolate GR-GAL-2019-014 chromosome 19, OMel1.0, whole genome shotgun sequence and includes:
- the SDF2 gene encoding stromal cell-derived factor 2, producing the protein MEAAAAASAGGGAGEPRAPGGRSGRASASGGMEAARRPPLLLPLLLPLLAAALGAAGRGGPGPVTCGSVVKLLNVRHNVRLHSHDVRYGSGSGQQSVTGVSAADDGNSYWRVRGPTAAVCQRGTPVRCGQAIRLTHLGTGRNLHSHRFTSPLSGNQEVSAFGEAGEGDYLDDWTVVCSGTYWARDEEVRFQHASTDVFLSVTGEQYGRPIHGQKEVHGMAASSQNNYWKVMEGIFMQPSEAFQMEQYHAEL